Below is a genomic region from Opitutaceae bacterium.
CAACCGAAGTACGGCCGAGAATCAAGCCTATGCGGCCGTGGCCCGCATCTTCAAGGCGGAAGTCGCGGCTCAGGCTAAAGACTGGGAGGCCTACCTCGTCACTGAACATGATGAAGTCGCGAGGGCCGAGCGGCGGCTGACCATTGATCATGTGACAAAGGTCTCGACCGACAAAGTGCTCGAAAATGTGAATATTGGGGATGCGTGGTACGACGCTGGAAAGAGAGTGCATTATGCGTTGGCTGTCGTGAACCGCTCCCAGGCCGAGGCATCGCTGACGGACAAGGTCGTGAGCTTGGATCGCGAGATCGACGCGGATGTGATGGAGGCTCGGCAGGCGACAGGCAACCTCGCGAAGGTGCGCGCGCTTCGGCGAGCCGGTCGGAATCTTGTGCTGCGGGAAGTCTACAATACCGATTTGCGTGTGATCCGTTCCAGTGGGCAGGGTATTGCTTCTGCATATCGAGTCGGAGAGCTATCCGGCGAGTTAGCGCAGGTCCTCTCGTCAAATTTTGGCCTGACCCTGCAGATTTCCGGAGACCATGCCGAGCCGATTCAACGGGCCCTTGTCCAAGGCCTGGTTCGTGAAGGGTTTCATGTCACGGCTGATTCAGGGGAGGGCGATGCGGAGTCCTCGGAGGTGCGGGTTCGGGGTATGACTCGTCTGATTCCGATCGAGGTACAGGATCCGAACTTCAAGTATGTGCGATGGTGCAGCGATTTGGAGATCGTGGAGCGTGCCACGCAGCGGGTTGTCGGGG
It encodes:
- a CDS encoding LPP20 family lipoprotein, which produces SGCAWLGGKDKPEWVDGRASNYPLSQYLTGVGQGDNRSTAENQAYAAVARIFKAEVAAQAKDWEAYLVTEHDEVARAERRLTIDHVTKVSTDKVLENVNIGDAWYDAGKRVHYALAVVNRSQAEASLTDKVVSLDREIDADVMEARQATGNLAKVRALRRAGRNLVLREVYNTDLRVIRSSGQGIASAYRVGELSGELAQVLSSNFGLTLQISGDHAEPIQRALVQGLVREGFHVTADSGEGDAESSEVRVRGMTRLIPIEVQDPNFKYVRWCSDLEIVERATQRVVGAIARGGKEGHLTEREATAKVLRVIQQEFSSDVARAIAAHIFAEVTLPATAAMPAGCPREASAGKR